From the Priestia koreensis genome, one window contains:
- a CDS encoding ABC transporter permease encodes MFLAIRELKHAKLRYLLIGSIMMLIALLVLFVSGLAKGLSSDNAASIQNLKADYLVVQKDAEGRINRSMLSADTIHEIQKHESTKKMTPLGVQMSTITKVNAEKQIDVTFFAVDANRNLNPTVVEGKKLDNRTTQNVVVNESLKENGFHLGDQLQIKGTNKAFTIIGFTKKQSFSHTPVIHINKREWAEIQPSELKNQFNALAFSGSKSSAAKFEDSLSGVELVTKNDVLKGIPGYKEEQGSLVMMIIFLFVIATFVLAVFFYVITIQKSNQFGVLKAIGATSRYLTRSILTQMLFLTVVSLLLAIVIAYGLAAILPSTMPFELSPFLVGGCSALFIVVSIIGSLLSLYRVTKVDAIDAIGRAA; translated from the coding sequence ATGTTTCTTGCCATACGTGAGCTAAAACATGCAAAGCTACGCTACCTTTTAATAGGTTCCATTATGATGTTAATTGCCCTTCTAGTGCTTTTTGTTTCTGGATTGGCTAAAGGATTGTCTTCAGATAACGCTGCTTCAATTCAAAATCTTAAAGCGGATTATCTAGTTGTCCAAAAAGACGCAGAAGGTCGTATTAACCGATCGATGTTATCAGCAGATACAATTCATGAGATTCAAAAGCATGAATCCACAAAAAAAATGACACCACTGGGCGTTCAAATGAGCACCATTACGAAAGTAAATGCAGAGAAACAAATTGACGTGACGTTCTTTGCAGTTGATGCGAACCGTAATTTAAATCCAACGGTTGTAGAAGGAAAGAAGTTAGATAATCGAACAACACAAAACGTCGTTGTGAACGAATCCTTAAAGGAGAACGGATTTCATCTCGGTGATCAGCTTCAGATCAAAGGCACGAACAAAGCTTTTACAATTATCGGTTTTACAAAAAAACAATCATTCAGCCACACTCCTGTCATTCATATAAACAAACGCGAATGGGCTGAAATCCAACCATCAGAGTTGAAAAATCAATTTAATGCACTGGCTTTTAGCGGAAGCAAATCCTCAGCTGCGAAGTTCGAGGATTCTCTGTCTGGTGTCGAGTTGGTGACGAAAAATGACGTACTAAAAGGGATACCAGGTTATAAGGAAGAACAAGGATCCCTTGTCATGATGATCATCTTTTTATTTGTTATTGCAACCTTCGTTTTGGCAGTATTTTTCTATGTTATTACCATTCAAAAATCCAACCAGTTTGGCGTGCTAAAAGCAATTGGCGCTACTTCCCGTTATTTAACACGATCTATTTTGACTCAAATGCTATTTTTAACAGTGGTCAGCTTATTACTCGCAATTGTGATCGCCTATGGGTTAGCTGCGATATTGCCGAGTACGATGCCGTTTGAACTTAGCCCGTTTCTTGTTGGTGGTTGCTCTGCCCTGTTCATTGTTGTCTCAATTATTGGATCATTACTATCGCTGTATCGAGTAACAAAGGTAGACGCAATTGATGCGATCGGGAGGGCTGCATAA
- a CDS encoding ABC transporter ATP-binding protein, whose protein sequence is MKSKLRLNHIRKVYQDGDTLVEVLKDVSLDVKAGELIAVVGPSGSGKSTFLSIAGALLSPTEGQILLDGIDITKASPTQMNHIRLNKIGFVFQNAHLIPYLTVQDQLLLLAELSGQRGREASKRAEKLLARLGLTHRAHNHPDTLSGGEKQRVAIARAWMNDPEILLADEPTASLDSERGRSVVKMLADEVKLRDKAAIMVTHDERMLDLCDRVVFMEDGTLRSK, encoded by the coding sequence ATGAAAAGTAAATTACGATTGAATCACATTCGAAAAGTATATCAAGATGGAGATACGTTGGTAGAAGTATTAAAGGATGTTTCGCTAGATGTAAAAGCAGGTGAACTAATTGCAGTTGTAGGACCTTCTGGATCTGGTAAAAGCACGTTCTTATCAATTGCTGGAGCCCTTTTATCACCTACTGAAGGACAAATTCTTTTAGACGGCATTGATATTACAAAAGCATCCCCTACTCAAATGAATCACATTCGGTTAAATAAGATTGGGTTCGTCTTTCAAAATGCCCATCTCATCCCTTATTTAACGGTTCAGGATCAGCTTTTATTATTAGCAGAACTATCCGGTCAAAGAGGACGTGAAGCTTCGAAAAGAGCGGAAAAACTGTTAGCACGACTTGGATTAACACACCGCGCACACAATCATCCTGACACTTTATCAGGGGGTGAAAAGCAGCGCGTGGCGATTGCCAGAGCATGGATGAATGACCCTGAGATTCTATTAGCAGATGAACCTACCGCAAGCTTAGATTCAGAGCGTGGACGATCCGTTGTTAAAATGCTCGCTGATGAGGTCAAACTACGAGATAAGGCGGCCATTATGGTGACACATGATGAGCGAATGCTCGATTTATGCGATCGTGTCGTCTTCATGGAAGACGGTACATTACGTAGCAAGTAA
- a CDS encoding GntR family transcriptional regulator, with protein sequence MSESEDLLYPTKWLTKASTGDRVAYELRMRIISGTIESGTILSENKLAADFAVSRSPIREALKVLASENIIRLERMGAVVIGLTEKDIEEIYDVRLLIETFVFERLVKLDINQVVKELSKILEMMKIAIKYHDADEFSFQDVLFHETIIRSIGHSHIMMIWNNLKPTMESLILLSMRMRFEEKYDDFERIFTNHELYIEAIRKKDRALMIESLHRNFDDVQGKVEDLWISQQLLANSADNNKQK encoded by the coding sequence ATGAGTGAATCAGAGGATCTTTTATATCCTACAAAGTGGCTGACAAAGGCTTCCACCGGTGATCGCGTTGCTTACGAATTAAGGATGCGTATTATTTCTGGCACGATTGAAAGCGGTACCATTTTATCTGAAAATAAATTAGCTGCCGATTTCGCTGTTAGTCGTTCACCTATTCGTGAAGCACTTAAGGTTCTAGCATCTGAAAATATTATTCGTCTCGAACGAATGGGTGCTGTGGTTATTGGTTTAACAGAAAAAGATATAGAAGAAATTTATGATGTACGCTTATTAATCGAAACATTCGTATTTGAACGGCTCGTTAAGCTAGATATCAACCAAGTCGTAAAAGAGCTAAGTAAAATTCTTGAAATGATGAAGATCGCCATCAAATACCATGATGCAGACGAATTTTCATTTCAAGACGTATTGTTTCACGAAACGATTATTCGTTCCATCGGTCATTCGCACATTATGATGATCTGGAACAACTTGAAGCCAACGATGGAAAGCCTGATCCTCTTATCAATGAGGATGCGGTTTGAAGAAAAATATGATGATTTTGAACGTATTTTTACAAATCATGAATTATATATTGAAGCTATTCGTAAAAAAGATCGCGCTCTAATGATTGAATCGTTGCACCGAAACTTTGACGATGTTCAAGGTAAAGTAGAAGACTTATGGATATCTCAACAGCTATTAGCAAACAGTGCAGACAACAACAAACAAAAATGA